CGCATGATAAATGTTAATTTTTTCATGGAATTGTTGGGGGTTAGGGAACAACCCAACAATTCGTGCACTGCATTCGTTCCTAAGGGGTACAAATCCATCAATGGTATTTCTTTCTGAAACAAAGTTATCTTCCGAAGCTTCTACAACCAGAGTTGatcaatttggttttgaaaattcctgtGTGGTTAGTTCAATAGGCAGAAGTGGTGGTTTATGGTTACTTTGGAGGAATTCCATCAATCTTGAAGTGATTTCTTCTTCCCCCAATCTCATTCATGTCGTTATCCATAACGATGGACCAAGACAATCCTGGCATCTTTTTTGCATCTACGGTCCACCGAGATTATCTGATAGGGCTTCTTTTTGGGAGAATATATCTTCTCAGGTTCAGGATTTTAATGGCAGTAAGTGTTTTATAGGAGATTTCAATGCAATCACGTCTAGTCAGGATAAATATGGAGGTCTGCATGTGATCGAATCAACTATCTCttatttcaattcattcattcatcaaAATCATTTAATTGATTTAGGCTTTAGTGGTCCGGCTTACACATGGAGCAATGGTCGTAATCTGGATGCTTTAATTCGACAACGTCTTGACATGGTAATGGCTTATCCAGAATGGTGTATTTCTCATCACATTTCGGGTGTTCTTCATCTTCCTAGATTAGCAAGTGATCATGCACCAATACTTTTAAACACTGAAAGAAGTATTCCCACAGCTGCACCACATTACAAATTTGAAGCATATTGGATCTCGCACCCAGATTTTTTGGAGAAAGTTGAGGAGTGTTGGTCTCAAAATCCTGAAGATACCTTACAAGATAAACTTCAGAAGTTAAGTTCCTTCTTACAAAATTGGAGTAGAACAAAGATTGGATGTGTACGACATCATATTAGTTTTCGTAAGTCTAAATTACTAAGATTACAATCTAAAAGGCCATCAAATTCAGTGctttaaaaggaaaaattggTTATTGCAGATTTGAATGAGTATTTGGTTATGGAAGCCACGTACTGGGATCAAAGGATGAAGCAAAAGTGGGCTAAATATGGAGACAGAAATACACGCCATTTTCACTTGTTTGTCCATCAACGTCGAAGAAGGAATACAATAAGTCATATCCAAAAATCAGATTCAACTTGGACTTCTAATCAAGATGAAATTGCTAAGGAATTGGTTCTTCACTTCTAGAATCTATTTAGGCAACCAGATGTTGAAGCAGTACCAAAGTTAAGGGATGATAAAATACAGAAAATATCTCAACAGGAAAATGAAGATATTGCAAAAATTCCTACGGCGGAAGAAATATGGGTTGTACTTGTCAAAATGGGATTGTATACTTCCCCTGGTCCAGATGGATACTCTCCAATCTTCTATAAAAAGTGTTGGTCTACTGTATTAAATGATGTTGTCAATTTAATAAAATCCATCTTTCAGTATGTTGAGTTTCCTGAGTTATTCAATCATACACATATTTCTAtgattccaaaaatcaaaaatccaaCAAGTCCGAGTGATTACAGGCCAATTGCACTCTGCAATGTGCTGTATAAAGTGGTAGGGAAGTTACTTTCCAACAGAATCAAGCCTTTTCTTGATAACTTCATTTCTTGGTCTCAAACTGCATTCGTTCCGGGAAGACAAATTCTCGACAACATAGTTATTGCAAAAGAGCTTCTTCATTCCATGAATAATTCCACAGCCACGGATGGTCATTTTGCTCTAAAAGTGGACATGGCAAAAGCTTATGATCGGGTAAATTGGAAGTTTTTGGCTGATATGCTAATATTGATGGGGATTCATGGTCATTCTCTTTCACTTATCATGAAGTGTGTAACATCTATTTAATTTTCTATTAACTTAAATGGAGGCCCTCAAGGTTTATTTAGAAGTGAAAGAGGTATTCGAAAGGGTTGTCCCTTGTCTCCTACTCTTTTCATAATCTGCTCTCAGGGATTGTCGATTTTAATGAACCAATATGAACAACAAGGGCTCTATCAGGGTTACCAGATCAACAGATATGCTCTAATGGTAACACATTTGATGTTTGCAGATGATCTTTTCTTTTTTGGTGAAAATTCTAGAATCAACATTATGCACCTGAAAGAAATCCTTAAGCAGTATTCTGATTTATCTGGGAAATTAATCAACTTCAATAAGTCTGCAATTCATTTCAGTAAAGGAAATTCGAAATTTAGAGACAACAGTTTGgtgttgaagaaatgaaggaggATGACAAATATATGGGTATTTATCCCCTTAAGTCAGATTTCCGGATATCAAGTTCTGAGTTTTTGATTGATAAATTCAATTCAAGATTTACAGGATGGAGACAACATTATCTAAATCCGGCAAGAAGGACAGTACTTATAAACTCGGTATTGTCTTCAATCCCTATCTTATTTATGAGTATTTGTATTTTACCAAAGGGAGTTATCAATCAAATAGACAAAATCCAAAGATCTTTTTGGAATGGGCATTCGGTTGATCAAAGGAAGCTGCATTTTATTAATTGGGGAAAAACTTCTCTTCACAAGAAGGATGGTGGTCTGGGATTACGAAACATTGAATTGGTTAATAAATCTTTAGTTTGCAAACTAGCATGGAGACTTCTGGAGAACAAGAATGCTAAATGGGTTCAATTATTCTCGGCAAAATATCTTCAAGATCACTCTTTTTGGAATGCAGACGCTAAAAAGAAAGGATCTTCTATTTGGCATGGTTTGATGCAAGTAAGATCCTTTTTGGAGAACAAAATTTTCTGGCAAATCTCGAGTGGTAATTCTGTTAAGATTTGGGAAGATCCTTGGGTTCCAAATCAGGTAAATCATTTACTCCCATTACCAGATATATTGCCAGAAAATATTATGCATGTTTCTGATTTAATGACCGAAGGTAATATTAGTTGGAATATTGATATTCTGCATCAGTTGTTTAGTCAACAAATCGTGGACGAAATTCAGAAGATCTTCTTAAATGGAAATAATGCAGAAGATATCCTTATTTGGTCTCCCACAGTTACGGGTAAATTTTCTACaaaatcttgctacaagattCTTTCAGAAAATATTCCTTCTTCTTCGGCTATGCATGAGTTCCCTTGGCGTAAGTTTTGGTCTTTCTCTTTCATTCCTCCTAAGATTATGGTTTTTACATGGAAGTTGATTTACAATGGTTCGCCAGTCAATCAAAACATCAAAAGATTTGTCTCTCAGATAGATCCATCGTGCACATTCTACAAACAAGAGGAGGAGTCCACTGAGCATTTGTTTTTTAATTTCCCATGGTCTGTTactattctcgaaaatatatatTGGGAATTCGCAGGCCTCACAGATACCAGGAACTCACGAGATGTTATCATGAGTTGGATAGAAGAAACAAATTTATTCAAGTTTACTATGAGCTTGTGTGTAATCTGGAATATATGGAAAATGAGGAATGAGATGGTTTTTTCTGATGCTTCTTTCTCTGCAGGGATGGTGATCAAGAAAGCTCATATTGATTAGAATGCATGTATTCAGGATAATCCGAGATTCTCTCTTGAAGAAACAATCACTGAGACTGTCTCTTAGCAACCTCCAAATTATGGTTACTCTAAAATCAATGTGGACGCAACTTTCACTCTGAATAAAGGAGCAGCAGGTGCTATTGTTCAAGATCATGAAAGAAGATTTTTAGGATGTGAAACAATAACCTTTGATGCAACCTCTCCACTATATGCAGAAACAAAGGCAGTTCTTCTTGGTATTCATCTGGTAAAAAGATTACAGTTAAGAAAGGTAATTATAGAAGGTGATGCATCTAATGTTCGTCAATCAATCGATGGGGATACCCGTGATATTCCTTGGAGCATAAACTCGTTGGTTTTACGTATTCGAAGTGAAGCAAACGATTTTGATGATATTAGCTTTCCTTCTGTTCCAAAAAGTGCAAATGTATTAGCACATGACCTTTGTCAATTTGCAAAACATGATGATGTTTCAGGGTGGTGGAATTCTTCTTCTCCACCTATTTGTATCTCTTCAAACCTCAATTATAATGAGGTAGTCTAAATAAGTAAAAGCTAAGGGTTCTTTGGAACCCTTTTTCCCTTCAAAAAAAGATATAGTCTAGGGAGATCATACACTCACTGCGGTTAAATCCGGCAACGAATCCCGATTAGCAATCCAACGACTCCCAAAAGCGTTCTCAATATTGGGACTATTAATGGGTGAAAACGGGGCTCATTCCATGTTTGAGGCGGGTTTTTACGTCGGGAAAGGATTCGGTAAACCTATCAAACCCTTTAAACTCTTAAGTCATACGAGGCCATGCATCGCACGGTGAGAATACTCATCCTTGGGTGAGCGTTCCAGCCCCTTGAAAATTCTCcattccacttttcttcaaattatACTAATGTAACCGGGAATAccggtttttgatgaaaaaaacgaAATGGAAAGGGAAAAAACAGTCTCCcggaaacataaaagaaaaaaaccaaaaaacttTTAATCGAGTTTTCTCTGCTTTCTCTTCACGAACTCACCGCTCGATTTTCTTCTCTCAGTGTTTGATGAAGGAGATTAAGTGGTACTTTCTCCGATTCTTCCGCGATATGGAGATGTTGAGTAGATAGTTTTGGGGGTTTCTCTTTAAATCTTCTTTTGTtgttaaatggggttttgagactgtttgtttttcttttcttttaagattTGAAAAAGGGGTTTTGTGTTTGTGTTGTTGGGATTCGTCGATTGAAGGAAAGCTTGGTTTTTGATACAGTGGATTGCAAACAGGTTCAATTTTGGTTGTTTCTCTGAATCAATAAACcctaacccaatttttttttataaattttgcAGGTGCGATTTTTTGTCCAAGATAAGTTACGGAGAAACCCTAATAGCCATTCAAGGTgattttactcttattctaaTTACTGATatatcataaaccctaatttctcatggTTTTCTTTTGCAAAAGGATTAGGGTTTTGTTAATTTGTTCTTTATTTGCTGATTTCAGTTTACCTTATTCGTTTACTAGCCCTAACCAATTCGGTTTAGTTCTTTATTTGTTCTTTATTTATGAATCAGGTAAACCCTATTTGGGTATAATTCTTCCATTTCATGTATGTGGTTTGTTAATACTTAGCTTATACATTTTCTACAATATTAGTTAATACTTTGAGTCTTGATTTCGTTTATACCATTTTTCTATTCACTATCCACCTCCATAATGTTCTAACATCTAATCATCTTATTTATCTTCATCCTTTTCTTCGTTATATTAGCATGCTCTCTTATATAATTTTGTAATGTTTTAAGTTTACAGGCCTCTCAAACTTGACATCTTTGAATCTTAAAAGAAGACATCTGGTATGGCAATGCTTCCACTCTTGAGATATTGTCATGATTTATAAGTTGTAACTGATGTTATAACCATTGATATTCTAGGCAATAACAATTTAGTGTCGATTATGATTATTATTAATGTTTTAACCaggttaatttttattttaagctATTAATTTTGTTTTTAGTTGGTTCGCTATTGATTTCAAATTAGCCATACACTTTTTTAGAAAGTGATTTACAGTCGCATTAGTAAGGCCTCTGCTGCTATTAATCACTGCTTTTCATTTCAAGTTAGCCAAATAAGTGTTTGTGTTGTCAGTCGTGAAAGTAAGGCTTCTGCTGCTATTCACTTAGGAAGATGGGGATAGCTGCAGATATGATGGGAATGTGACTTAAGCTTACGATGGGACTTTAGGTATGGGAGATGGATAATTTGACTTTTGAAGTAAACCAAAACGGTAGTGTGTTGGAGGCAGGACATTGATGATGACTACTCAGTTCAGAGACATGATATTAAGGGGTGGGGGGTAACTATATGTTTTGCAAGTTTTGCCGGATCGAGGTGGCTTTTACTTttacttcattttatttttttttaatttccttaAACTCAATTTTAAGCTATATTATGGAATAAATATTTGGCAATAAAATGACAGAGTGGTGTTGTCTCAAGCGAATGAAACATGATTTCAGCTTATTTTTAGCTCTTCAAAGGTAAGTTATATTTGGCAGAACGGCAGTAACTAAAATGATTTACTTTTGGATTAGTATGTCATTTGGTGTAACATAGTACTGTACACCTTGGAAGAGGAACTCAGTATTGGACTTGAGTAAAGAGAAAGATCattcagttttcttttggttCATTTTAGTTCATGAATTTGTTTCAGTTTGCCACATCTCTCTGTTTCTTGGGAGTTTTTCATGATAGTTTACACAAGGGATCACGAGGGTGTTGAGTTAATAGTGTGATGGAAGAAACAAATGACTAAAATCTATTATTTTAAACTTGCTCAGTCGTCTCCTTCTTTGTGATTGTGTTGTTTGTAGACAGGTATTTTCTTTGATTGATTCCATTTATTTCTGTATTCAGGAGGAATCATAGGGATAGGAGAAGGTGGACGAGATCGAGTTGGTCTGTTACACACTCTAGCAACACTGCTTGAGTTCACGGGAAGTGTTCTAATTCATGCACTGCTAGGAGTGAAAATCTTACCTCTTGAAGACcaaaaggtatatatatatatatatatatatatatatatatatatatattcacaaTTTTTTGAGTTTAGAATAAATATTTGTGTGCCTGGCTGCAAGCCCACATCCAATTTCCAACAAACATAAAGATATTGGTTCCTTTAACAATTGTGCAACTTCCTTAGCCGGTctaggttatgattcatataatGTTAACCGCTAATGTGCTAGAATTAGGATTTatataagagaaaatgaaaacCGAAATTCCGTCGTTGTGTTTCCTCGAGACTTACATCTCCCATAGATGTTTTGAACCGGGACCATTAGCTCATGACTCACAACATATATGTGTCGGGAAACAACAAAACCCCAACAATATGTTTTGAACAACAATTCTACTTCTTTCCAGCACTATATGACCTGAAGCTATGATTTCATTCTTCTTAATATTGCGGCGTATCAGTTAATTAACATTGCGCTTACATCTATTATGTTTCTCCTTTGTTACGTTGTTATTcttgaaagaataaaaaaaactctCTCAATTAGCAATTTGGTTTTATCTCCGATTTGGCTGGCAGGTTGTTAGTTTTAGTCATTTAGTTAAGCATGATAGGGTTTGTACATTAAATAATTGAGTCAACCAGACCACCAGAAGTCTACGTTAGCTGTTAACAAAATGATGGTTTGGTTTATTTGGGAGAGTTGTTGATGAATGATTCTATTTAGTTTTGTATCTATCAATTTGGTTTAA
This is a stretch of genomic DNA from Papaver somniferum cultivar HN1 chromosome 1, ASM357369v1, whole genome shotgun sequence. It encodes these proteins:
- the LOC113352159 gene encoding uncharacterized protein LOC113352159 is translated as MVFLSETKLSSEASTTRVDQFGFENSCVVSSIGRSGGLWLLWRNSINLEVISSSPNLIHVVIHNDGPRQSWHLFCIYGPPRLSDRASFWENISSQVQDFNGSKCFIGDFNAITSSQDKYGGLHVIESTISYFNSFIHQNHLIDLGFSGPAYTWSNGRNLDALIRQRLDMVMAYPEWCISHHISGVLHLPRLASDHAPILLNTERSIPTAAPHYKFEAYWISHPDFLEKVEECWSQNPEDTLQDKLQKLSSFLQNWSRTKIGCVRHHISFHLNEYLVMEATYWDQRMKQKWAKYGDRNTRHFHLQPDVEAVPKLRDDKIQKISQQENEDIAKIPTAEEIWVVLVKMGLYTSPGPDGYSPIFYKKCWSTVLNDVVNLIKSIFQYVEFPELFNHTHISMIPKIKNPTSPSDYRPIALCNVLYKVVGKLLSNRIKPFLDNFISWSQTAFVPGRQILDNIVIAKELLHSMNNSTATDGHFALKVDMAKAYDRVNWKFLADMLILMGIHGHSLSLIMKCGLSILMNQYEQQGLYQGYQINRYALMVTHLMFADDLFFFGENSRINIMHLKEILKQYSDLSGKLINFNKSAIHFSKGNSKFRDNSLVLKK